A window of Streptomyces sp. NBC_01241 genomic DNA:
GAGACCCAGCTCCACACCTTGTCGTTCTCGTCGGGGTGCATGGTCAGGCGGAACTTCGTCCTGTCGCCGTCCCGTTCGATGACCTCGACCGCGGCGTACTCGCTGAACAGCCGCGGCCAGTTCTCCAGATCGTTGGTCACGTCCCAGACGAGGTCCAGGGGGGCGGCGATGGTGATTTCGTTCTCGGTGCGTCCAGGCACGTCAGGCTCCTTGCATGAGGCTGTTGTTGACGAGGTCCAGGAATTCCTGGGGGGTCTTGCAGCGGTCGGCGTCGGTCGGCAGCGGTCGGCCGTGCCGGTTCTCCAGCACGCCCACGATGCCGAGCAGGCCCAGCGAGTCGAGGCCGAACTCGTCG
This region includes:
- a CDS encoding acyl carrier protein, producing the protein MTDRLTYAELAVLMKKGAGLTVDPRDMEKRPGSAFDEFGLDSLGLLGIVGVLENRHGRPLPTDADRCKTPQEFLDLVNNSLMQGA